From the genome of Aquiluna borgnonia:
AGTTTCCAAGGGCTCTTGGTCAATCCGCGATTAGCCGCAAAACCCACCAGGGCACCGGCCACCACAAAGCCAATCAGGTAACCAGCGGTTGGTAGAACTCCGGAGAGGGTCTTTGCCGCTGCAAACACTGGCAGTCCCGCAGCTCCCATGGCAAGGTAAGTCGCCATTGACAGGGCTCCGCGACCTGCACCCAAAGTGGCGCCCACGAGCAAAACGGCAAAGGTTTGCAGCGTCATTGGCACCGGAATCATTGGAATCTGAATCTGCGCTGCTACGGCTGTCAGGCTAGCCCCGGCCATCACCAGGGCGAAGTTGTTGATCAAAGAGCGCGGAACAAGCCGGTCAGCGAGGGTGGCTGCAATAGTCATTCATTTTCCTTCTGAGTAAGTCATGAAATTCTATTGGTTTGCATCCTCAAACACCGCGTCATCATCCGCCTGGGTTTGCCGCCTAGTCTTTGGTGCTCGCAGACCCTGCTCCTCTTCCCTAATCCGAAGCTCGTTGCGGTAGGTCCAAAACAGAGCCGCGAATGCCATGATTCCAAACAGCAGCCACTGCAGTGCGTAGGAGAGATGGTTACCCTCATCAAGTGAAGGTTTCGGCATGGGAATCGGTAGAGCCTCGCTCGGGGGAGACTCGGTGACGAGGCGACCGTAGAACCTGGTTTCCAGATCCAGGTTGGTATTTAGGTCGGCTATTTCACCCAGGTCAATTGAGGCCAGCTGCCCAGCCACAGCTCCGCGGTTCAGGTCTGCCTCACCAGCCCGAAGCCTCACTTCGATTTCCGTTACCAAGGAGCTGGGCTTGGGATTGGAAACCGGCTCGGTAATTTCAGACCCGGCGGGCAGCCAACCCCGCTCAATCACGAACACTTCGCCCTGAACGCTCTCAAACAGCGCCAGCTGCAGGAAGCCTGGGGAACCAGAAAGCGGACGATTTCTCACCAGCAGGACAGAATCTTCGATGTAGCCTCCGGAGATTTTGGCCCTTCTCCATTCGGCTACCGGGTTGCCCGAGCTGTCAAACTCCCAGCCAAGCTGTTCGATTAATAAGGCGGGGGCGTCGTAATTTTGCATCACTAGTTCGATCTTGGCTACGCGCTCTTCGCGCCTAGAAAACTGCCACCAGCTCAACAGAGTGGTGACCAGGGCAAACACAGTTACGAGGACCACCCACGGGGCCCATCGCCTGAAATTTGCGCTATTCAATCTCTACAACTCCCAAAAAGAACCCTCGGGTCGTTAGA
Proteins encoded in this window:
- a CDS encoding biotin transporter BioY, producing MTIAATLADRLVPRSLINNFALVMAGASLTAVAAQIQIPMIPVPMTLQTFAVLLVGATLGAGRGALSMATYLAMGAAGLPVFAAAKTLSGVLPTAGYLIGFVVAGALVGFAANRGLTKSPWKLALVFAGASIVIYALGVSGLMISLGLTLPQAIVGGVLPFVFGDVIKAIAAAALLPLAWKLIR
- a CDS encoding SURF1 family protein; the protein is MVLVTVFALVTTLLSWWQFSRREERVAKIELVMQNYDAPALLIEQLGWEFDSSGNPVAEWRRAKISGGYIEDSVLLVRNRPLSGSPGFLQLALFESVQGEVFVIERGWLPAGSEITEPVSNPKPSSLVTEIEVRLRAGEADLNRGAVAGQLASIDLGEIADLNTNLDLETRFYGRLVTESPPSEALPIPMPKPSLDEGNHLSYALQWLLFGIMAFAALFWTYRNELRIREEEQGLRAPKTRRQTQADDDAVFEDANQ